The following are encoded in a window of Desulfobotulus pelophilus genomic DNA:
- the gmd gene encoding GDP-mannose 4,6-dehydratase, translating to MKKALITGVTGQDGSYLAEFLLEKGYEVHGIKRRASLFNTQRIDHIYEDPHVEDARFRLHYGDLTDSSNLIRIVQEVQPDEIYNLAAQSHVAVSFESPEYTADVDALGTLRILEAIRILGLEQKTRFYQASTSELFGLVQETPQKETTPFYPRSPYAAAKLYAYWITVNYREAYGMYACNGILFNHESPRRGETFVTRKITRGLANMAQGVESCLYLGNLNALRDWGHARDFVRMQWMMLQQERPDDFIIATGKQYSVRDFILWSAAELGIFLRFEGEGVAEQGIVVRVEGKDAPAVRVGDVLVRIDPHYFRPTEVETLLGDPTKAREQLGWEPEITAQSMCAEMVREDLRLAKRHALLQKHGYEVLLPCEQRSISEKNK from the coding sequence ATGAAGAAGGCTTTAATAACGGGTGTAACGGGCCAGGACGGCAGCTACCTTGCTGAATTTTTGCTGGAAAAGGGTTACGAGGTCCATGGGATCAAGAGAAGGGCCTCTCTTTTCAATACCCAGAGAATAGATCATATTTATGAGGATCCCCATGTGGAAGATGCCCGTTTCCGGCTTCACTACGGGGATCTTACGGATTCTTCCAACCTGATCCGCATTGTTCAGGAGGTACAGCCAGATGAAATCTATAATCTGGCTGCCCAGAGTCATGTGGCTGTAAGCTTTGAATCCCCCGAATATACAGCCGATGTGGATGCTCTTGGCACATTGCGTATTCTGGAGGCCATACGAATACTGGGGCTGGAGCAAAAAACACGTTTTTATCAGGCCAGTACCAGTGAGCTTTTTGGTCTGGTACAGGAAACACCTCAGAAGGAAACGACTCCTTTTTATCCCCGCAGTCCTTATGCTGCTGCCAAACTTTATGCCTACTGGATTACGGTAAACTATCGTGAGGCGTATGGTATGTACGCCTGTAACGGGATTCTTTTCAACCATGAATCTCCCCGCAGGGGGGAGACTTTTGTAACCCGCAAAATTACCCGTGGTCTTGCTAATATGGCTCAGGGGGTGGAATCATGCCTGTATCTGGGGAATCTGAATGCCCTGCGTGACTGGGGTCATGCCAGGGATTTTGTGCGGATGCAGTGGATGATGCTGCAACAGGAAAGGCCCGACGATTTTATCATTGCCACTGGAAAGCAGTATAGTGTTCGGGATTTTATTCTGTGGAGTGCGGCAGAACTGGGAATTTTTCTTCGCTTTGAAGGGGAAGGCGTGGCAGAGCAGGGGATAGTGGTCAGGGTTGAAGGGAAGGATGCCCCGGCTGTTCGTGTCGGAGATGTTCTGGTTCGTATCGATCCCCATTACTTCAGGCCTACGGAAGTGGAAACCCTTCTTGGTGACCCGACAAAGGCCCGTGAACAACTGGGGTGGGAACCGGAAATTACGGCACAGTCCATGTGCGCTGAGATGGTAAGGGAAGATCTCCGGTTGGCCAAACGCCATGCTCTTTTACAAAAACACGGATATGAAGTACTGCTGCCCTGTGAGCAGCGTAGCATTTCCGAAAAGAACAAGTGA
- the fcl gene encoding GDP-L-fucose synthase yields MKIYVAGHRGMVGSAIVRRLNASPDHIVVTRTRRELDLLNQKEVFDFFDKEKPDQVYLAAAKVGGIHANNTFPAEFIYENLVIQANIIHAAHRSGIERLLFLGSSCIYPVRASQPMAENALLTGLPEPTNEPYAIAKIAGIKLCESYNRQYGRDYRSVMPTNLYGPGDNFHPENSHVIPGLLRRFHEAVTSGAKEVVIWGSGTVMREFLYVDDLADACVHVMGLEPAVYKAHTLPMLSHINVGTGKDCTIRELAETIAEVTGFKGKLIFDTARPDGAPRKLLDVSCLQSLGWQAKTGLKEGLVRAYTWYSRDLKRSSDPA; encoded by the coding sequence GTGAAAATTTATGTTGCAGGGCACAGAGGAATGGTGGGCAGTGCCATTGTTCGCCGCCTGAATGCCTCTCCGGATCATATTGTGGTCACCCGTACCCGCCGTGAGCTGGATCTTTTGAATCAGAAAGAGGTTTTTGATTTTTTTGACAAAGAAAAGCCGGATCAGGTTTACCTCGCAGCAGCAAAGGTTGGCGGTATTCATGCCAACAACACGTTCCCTGCTGAATTTATATATGAAAATCTTGTGATCCAAGCCAACATTATTCATGCTGCCCACAGAAGCGGAATAGAACGCCTGCTTTTTCTGGGAAGCAGTTGTATCTATCCTGTACGAGCCAGCCAGCCCATGGCGGAAAATGCCCTCCTTACCGGCCTTCCGGAACCCACCAACGAACCCTATGCCATTGCTAAAATTGCCGGAATCAAGCTTTGTGAAAGTTATAACCGACAGTATGGCAGGGATTACCGCAGTGTGATGCCTACCAACCTCTACGGTCCGGGAGATAACTTTCATCCGGAGAACAGCCATGTCATTCCCGGACTTTTGCGCCGTTTCCATGAAGCCGTTACCTCTGGAGCAAAGGAAGTGGTGATATGGGGAAGCGGAACGGTTATGCGTGAATTCCTTTATGTGGATGATCTGGCCGATGCCTGTGTTCATGTTATGGGGCTGGAACCTGCCGTGTATAAGGCCCATACCCTTCCCATGCTCTCCCATATCAATGTGGGTACGGGAAAGGACTGTACCATCCGGGAGCTGGCAGAAACCATTGCTGAAGTAACGGGTTTTAAAGGCAAACTGATTTTTGACACGGCACGTCCGGATGGAGCGCCCCGCAAGCTTCTTGACGTTTCCTGCCTTCAGTCTCTGGGATGGCAGGCAAAAACAGGGCTGAAAGAAGGCTTGGTCAGGGCCTATACCTGGTATAGCAGAGATTTGAAAAGGTCTTCTGATCCTGCCTGA